A single genomic interval of Brevibacillus brevis harbors:
- a CDS encoding MauE/DoxX family redox-associated membrane protein: MEELGLLFRLILAFLFLSTVVSKISDMGTHLSIVRAYQIIPYSWSKLFTYLDLVLQATVAISLLLGLFTTLGLSLAILLLGAYTLAISINLARGRKKISCGCGGMAGNHFLSWKLVLRNLLFIGLAVYVGQWGGGWASVDQYFMSGSFEITNGVIAIFFSSVCISLLMAISGEISTFKHILRKRQG, translated from the coding sequence ATGGAAGAGCTTGGTTTGCTGTTTCGGCTGATTCTCGCATTTTTATTTCTCAGCACGGTTGTCTCAAAAATAAGCGATATGGGCACGCATTTGTCCATTGTGCGAGCCTATCAGATCATACCCTACTCGTGGTCCAAACTCTTTACGTATCTTGATCTGGTGTTGCAAGCCACCGTAGCGATTTCCTTGCTGCTTGGTCTTTTTACAACCCTGGGACTGTCCCTGGCGATTTTGTTACTGGGGGCGTACACACTTGCGATCAGTATCAATCTAGCAAGAGGCAGAAAGAAGATTTCTTGCGGATGCGGCGGAATGGCGGGAAACCATTTTTTATCGTGGAAGCTTGTTTTGCGTAACCTTTTATTCATCGGTCTGGCCGTTTATGTGGGGCAATGGGGCGGGGGCTGGGCGAGTGTTGACCAGTATTTCATGTCCGGCAGTTTCGAAATCACCAACGGGGTAATCGCTATCTTCTTTTCGAGTGTGTGCATCTCACTGCTCATGGCTATTAGCGGAGAAATCAGTACGTTCAAACATATTTTGCGAAAAAGGCAGGGATGA
- a CDS encoding acetyltransferase: protein MNTKTVVYEASYRDQLVEIWYRAVCRTHHFLTKEDIAFYKNMVKNEALSAVEVWMELNEKKEPVGFIGLDGPKIEMLFVDPEYHGKGIGSRLLEHAERKYGPNLKVDVNEQNEGAHAFYKRYGFVQTGRSELDGSGRPFPLLHLDLQR, encoded by the coding sequence ATGAATACCAAAACTGTTGTTTATGAAGCCAGCTATCGTGATCAATTGGTAGAGATTTGGTATCGTGCTGTTTGCCGTACTCACCATTTTTTGACGAAAGAAGATATTGCGTTTTATAAAAACATGGTAAAAAATGAAGCACTATCTGCCGTTGAAGTATGGATGGAACTAAACGAAAAGAAAGAGCCTGTAGGCTTTATTGGCCTTGATGGACCGAAAATCGAAATGCTGTTCGTTGATCCAGAATACCACGGGAAAGGGATTGGCAGCAGATTACTCGAACATGCGGAACGCAAGTATGGCCCTAATCTGAAAGTAGATGTCAACGAACAAAACGAAGGAGCTCACGCTTTCTACAAACGGTATGGGTTTGTGCAAACAGGACGATCTGAACTGGATGGTTCGGGAAGGCCGTTTCCTTTGCTTCATTTAGATTTGCAACGTTAA
- a CDS encoding DUF4179 domain-containing protein, which translates to MDKKLDDYKQAYHDIEIPEELAAVTQQAIDRGKLHRKRAKARTRWLKHAGVSAATVFVLFTVSVNTMPAFASALENVPGLGKLVKILQFNKGNAGGGTPQDAVDVSFITVQKQGDQENIILNFTQDNEVQQNASSFHVSFTEYPNTMTFAVGGARRFSAVKDFETLKQSPYIEDAYEIISLDDSLVRFNVTFKEAIAYEVKEYKEPAQIVITISPKEVTPEKQQPVYSVRTASVPYGETLGAMEESLLVADNMRVLKDNQGGYFVEAGYYRTESEAREKMKQLKDEFGIVEPLFVEKREYLEVPGGIVAR; encoded by the coding sequence TTGGATAAAAAGTTGGACGATTACAAACAAGCCTATCACGATATTGAAATTCCCGAAGAGTTGGCGGCAGTCACCCAGCAAGCCATCGATCGCGGGAAGCTTCATCGAAAACGCGCGAAAGCAAGAACCCGTTGGTTGAAGCACGCTGGCGTAAGCGCAGCTACTGTCTTTGTTCTTTTCACGGTCAGCGTGAACACGATGCCCGCTTTTGCAAGTGCTTTGGAAAACGTTCCTGGTCTCGGCAAGCTGGTGAAAATATTGCAATTCAATAAAGGCAATGCAGGCGGCGGTACTCCTCAGGATGCCGTAGATGTTAGCTTCATTACAGTCCAGAAGCAAGGAGACCAGGAAAACATCATCTTGAACTTTACCCAGGATAATGAGGTACAGCAGAACGCCAGCTCCTTCCACGTGAGTTTTACTGAATACCCGAATACGATGACGTTTGCTGTTGGTGGTGCGAGAAGATTTTCGGCTGTCAAAGATTTCGAGACATTGAAGCAAAGTCCGTATATCGAAGATGCCTACGAGATTATTTCATTGGACGATTCTCTCGTGCGGTTTAATGTGACCTTTAAGGAAGCGATTGCTTATGAGGTGAAAGAGTATAAGGAACCGGCACAGATTGTGATTACGATTTCGCCAAAAGAAGTGACGCCAGAAAAGCAGCAGCCTGTGTACTCGGTGCGGACCGCTTCCGTGCCGTATGGAGAGACGCTCGGGGCTATGGAGGAATCTCTGTTGGTCGCGGACAATATGCGAGTTTTGAAGGACAACCAAGGTGGATACTTTGTTGAGGCAGGGTATTATCGTACGGAATCTGAGGCTCGGGAGAAAATGAAGCAGTTGAAGGATGAGTTTGGGATTGTAGAGCCGTTGTTCGTGGAGAAGAGGGAGTATTTGGAGGTGCCTGGAGGGATTGTGGCGAGGTAA
- a CDS encoding sigma-70 family RNA polymerase sigma factor translates to MNQTELAQRAISGDEDSFTLLIQENREKIYRMAFTYVRNKEDALEIVQETVYRAFISVHKLKQPQYFQTWLTKIAVNCALDHIRKAKKVVYMDKEHEGSYEQKPREDVIDLHDALGQLDEKSRTVIMLRYFEDMPIKDIADVLDIPLSSVKSIIYRGLEKLKVNIGERESLG, encoded by the coding sequence GTGAATCAAACTGAACTGGCACAGAGAGCCATTTCCGGTGATGAAGACAGCTTTACGCTTCTGATCCAAGAGAATAGAGAAAAAATATATCGCATGGCTTTTACTTATGTACGAAACAAGGAAGACGCACTGGAAATCGTACAGGAAACTGTCTACCGCGCCTTCATCTCTGTACACAAATTAAAGCAGCCGCAATATTTTCAAACGTGGCTGACCAAAATCGCCGTCAACTGCGCATTGGATCACATTCGCAAAGCAAAAAAAGTCGTTTATATGGATAAAGAGCATGAAGGAAGCTACGAGCAGAAACCGCGGGAAGATGTCATCGACTTGCATGATGCCTTGGGCCAACTCGATGAAAAATCCCGAACGGTCATTATGCTGAGATATTTCGAAGACATGCCCATCAAGGACATTGCCGATGTGCTAGACATACCCCTCAGTTCCGTAAAGTCGATCATTTACCGCGGGCTGGAGAAATTGAAAGTGAACATTGGGGAGCGTGAATCTCTTGGATAA
- a CDS encoding Gmad2 immunoglobulin-like domain-containing protein — MNKKTITVFAASILTCSVFAGVLGTTWANQATPPATTQQETKANEAAKQNMFRNIKLAEPALLYTVKGEASVFEGTYQYAVKQGKHVLAKGYGTASKGGPEWGTFAQTIKIARSELIGNEPLMLEMFEINQENGAIINKLSIPLDSSDTVKNTKVFRNLKLAAPSVVYTVSGEASVFEGTYQYAVKQGEQVVAKGFGTASKGGPEWGEFSKEIVIPLSNLSKNKPSTLELFEIDQESGAMKNKMVLPLK, encoded by the coding sequence ATGAATAAAAAAACGATCACTGTATTTGCGGCTTCTATTTTGACTTGCTCTGTTTTTGCTGGAGTTCTCGGCACGACTTGGGCTAACCAGGCTACTCCCCCAGCAACCACGCAGCAAGAAACAAAAGCAAACGAAGCAGCCAAGCAGAATATGTTCCGGAATATCAAACTAGCGGAGCCTGCTCTCTTGTACACCGTAAAAGGGGAAGCAAGTGTTTTTGAAGGAACGTACCAATACGCAGTCAAGCAAGGGAAGCACGTCTTGGCAAAAGGGTACGGCACTGCTTCAAAAGGTGGCCCGGAATGGGGAACTTTTGCGCAAACGATTAAGATTGCAAGAAGTGAGCTGATCGGAAACGAGCCCTTGATGCTCGAGATGTTTGAAATCAATCAAGAGAACGGCGCGATCATCAACAAGCTTTCGATTCCATTAGATAGCTCCGATACAGTAAAAAACACCAAAGTTTTTCGTAACCTGAAGCTTGCGGCACCGTCTGTCGTGTATACCGTATCTGGCGAAGCTAGCGTTTTCGAAGGCACCTATCAGTATGCCGTGAAGCAAGGCGAACAGGTCGTTGCCAAAGGCTTTGGAACAGCATCGAAAGGCGGCCCGGAATGGGGTGAATTCTCCAAGGAGATTGTCATTCCGCTGAGCAATCTGTCCAAAAATAAGCCAAGCACCCTCGAACTGTTTGAAATCGATCAAGAAAGCGGCGCAATGAAAAATAAAATGGTGCTTCCATTGAAGTAA
- a CDS encoding peptidylprolyl isomerase, with the protein MKKLVSLAVVASIAIPLLSPTFVQQAAANAIHDYRNEVQVNQFRPHGGDKQEVGDFIASLVKQRSNPAEIAKLVADDSLTNFAMKTYVEGLAQYKNIQVIEAKVDKLYTVTKEDAYNNYRAIVKFKYVGYTADNKAIEKTDYLGLARLGTDPVNWKAWGVIWQDSGIDVSDVKLFQLEKPRKGEEICVITTDAGVIKLRLFPNKAPKAVENFKTLSKKGQYNNMIFHRVINDFMIQAGDLKGPDGKELPSIYGDSFEDEFSRDLFNFRGALSMGNAGPNTNSTHFYIVQSPKVDQEYLDLSALPLNAEAKYKEIGGRAYLDNRHTVFGHVFAGMEVVDKIAAQKTDENAKPLQNPIKVQKIEFVPYNE; encoded by the coding sequence ATGAAGAAACTCGTTTCTCTAGCGGTCGTTGCAAGTATTGCAATTCCGTTACTGAGTCCGACTTTTGTCCAACAAGCTGCTGCAAACGCTATTCATGATTATCGTAACGAAGTCCAGGTCAACCAGTTCCGTCCACATGGGGGAGATAAGCAGGAAGTGGGTGATTTCATAGCGTCCTTGGTAAAGCAACGATCCAATCCTGCTGAGATAGCAAAGCTGGTGGCAGATGACTCCTTGACGAATTTTGCGATGAAAACCTATGTAGAAGGATTGGCGCAATACAAAAACATTCAGGTGATCGAAGCAAAAGTAGACAAGCTGTACACCGTCACGAAGGAGGACGCTTACAATAACTACCGCGCGATTGTGAAATTCAAATACGTCGGGTATACCGCAGATAACAAGGCCATTGAAAAAACGGATTATCTCGGCTTGGCCAGACTCGGGACAGACCCGGTGAACTGGAAGGCGTGGGGCGTCATTTGGCAGGACTCTGGCATCGATGTGTCAGATGTGAAGCTGTTTCAGTTGGAGAAGCCACGCAAAGGTGAAGAAATATGCGTGATCACGACTGATGCCGGTGTGATCAAGCTGAGACTGTTCCCGAACAAAGCTCCAAAAGCAGTGGAAAACTTTAAGACTCTCTCGAAAAAAGGGCAATACAACAATATGATTTTTCACCGTGTGATCAACGATTTCATGATTCAGGCGGGAGATTTGAAAGGGCCGGACGGCAAGGAGCTGCCGAGTATTTACGGCGATTCGTTTGAAGACGAGTTTAGCCGGGATCTGTTCAACTTCAGGGGAGCGCTCAGTATGGGGAACGCTGGACCGAATACGAACAGCACGCATTTCTACATTGTACAAAGCCCGAAGGTAGATCAGGAGTACCTCGATTTGTCGGCGCTACCACTGAACGCAGAAGCGAAGTATAAAGAAATTGGCGGACGAGCTTACCTCGACAATCGCCACACTGTTTTTGGTCATGTATTTGCAGGGATGGAAGTGGTAGACAAGATCGCTGCCCAGAAAACAGATGAGAATGCCAAACCCCTCCAAAATCCGATAAAGGTACAAAAGATCGAATTCGTCCCCTATAACGAATAA
- a CDS encoding superoxide dismutase, whose amino-acid sequence MVEEAKNLLDWSQWGRQWIEHLRRHKPLNRELERHLHKFEETFTRIGREASKLGSTLESDELPALITRAEQVQEQFHHFLRLAQLSEDEENLAGEGKEPVQESMNAQPAVVEEVQVPVVPEPVSYPGAREPVRAARPVAVGRHTLPPLPYAYNALEPYIDEATMQIHHTKLHQKYVDDLNTAERKLAEARESGNFDLIRHWERELAFNGAGHYLHTIFWPSMSPNGGGTPSGDLAAAINRYFGSYDAFKRQFSQAAEKVEGPGWAILVWSPRTHHLEILTAEKHQNLSQWDVIPLLALDVWEHAYFLAYQNQRDKYVENWWNIVNWPYVEERFEKARKLRWEPY is encoded by the coding sequence TTGGTAGAAGAAGCCAAGAATTTGCTGGACTGGAGCCAATGGGGCCGACAATGGATCGAGCATTTGCGAAGACACAAGCCCCTCAACCGAGAACTCGAACGGCATCTGCACAAATTCGAAGAAACATTTACACGGATCGGAAGGGAAGCATCCAAGCTGGGTTCAACACTAGAAAGCGACGAGCTACCTGCTCTCATCACTCGCGCAGAACAAGTGCAGGAGCAATTCCATCACTTTTTACGACTGGCTCAGTTGAGTGAAGATGAGGAAAATTTGGCAGGAGAAGGGAAGGAACCTGTTCAGGAATCAATGAATGCACAGCCAGCAGTGGTGGAAGAAGTACAAGTGCCTGTAGTGCCAGAACCCGTTTCCTATCCCGGTGCACGCGAGCCAGTCCGTGCAGCACGCCCCGTAGCTGTCGGCCGACATACCCTCCCTCCGCTTCCTTATGCCTACAACGCATTGGAGCCGTACATCGATGAAGCTACCATGCAAATCCATCACACCAAACTGCACCAGAAGTATGTGGACGATCTCAATACAGCAGAACGGAAGCTGGCAGAGGCTCGAGAAAGTGGCAACTTTGATCTCATACGCCATTGGGAACGCGAGCTAGCCTTTAATGGGGCCGGTCATTACTTGCATACGATCTTTTGGCCATCCATGAGTCCAAATGGCGGTGGCACACCTTCTGGTGATCTTGCAGCGGCAATCAATCGGTATTTCGGATCGTATGACGCCTTTAAGAGACAATTTAGTCAGGCGGCAGAAAAGGTAGAAGGTCCTGGGTGGGCGATCCTCGTTTGGTCCCCTCGAACACATCATCTGGAGATTCTTACAGCCGAAAAGCACCAGAACCTGTCACAATGGGATGTGATTCCGCTACTGGCGCTGGACGTATGGGAGCATGCCTATTTCCTGGCGTATCAAAACCAGCGAGACAAGTATGTAGAAAACTGGTGGAATATCGTCAATTGGCCATATGTGGAAGAGCGATTCGAGAAAGCACGAAAACTGCGCTGGGAGCCTTATTGA
- the racE gene encoding glutamate racemase — MSRERAIAVIDSGVGGLTVAKEVMRQLPEERIVYVGDNARCPYGSKSPEEIRAYSFQMIDYVMRTPLKALVIACNTATAVVLEEAMEDLPLPVIGVIEPGARAAVQVTKNGRVGVIGTETTIRTKAYERALLRIQPDLYVAGMACPAFVPLVESHMANSEEARRVVKETLAPFLHEDLDTLILGCTHYPLLAPVISEVMGDRVRLINSAEETARELSLQIATDAESKQIERPEHLFVTSGDAHTFRTIAEEWLDCKVNVQHNSLEKSVHP; from the coding sequence ATGAGTAGAGAACGAGCGATTGCCGTTATTGATTCAGGAGTGGGAGGATTAACTGTTGCGAAGGAAGTCATGCGTCAGCTACCCGAAGAACGGATTGTTTATGTAGGCGATAATGCCCGTTGTCCGTATGGCTCCAAATCGCCGGAAGAGATTCGTGCCTACAGCTTTCAAATGATCGATTATGTGATGCGTACACCGTTAAAAGCATTGGTGATCGCCTGTAATACTGCGACTGCTGTCGTGCTGGAGGAAGCGATGGAGGATTTGCCGCTGCCCGTCATTGGGGTGATTGAGCCAGGCGCACGTGCGGCTGTTCAAGTCACGAAAAATGGAAGGGTTGGTGTCATCGGGACGGAAACGACCATTCGTACCAAAGCGTATGAGCGTGCGCTTTTACGGATTCAACCGGATTTATACGTCGCTGGCATGGCTTGCCCCGCATTTGTGCCACTGGTGGAGAGCCACATGGCGAACTCGGAGGAAGCAAGAAGAGTTGTAAAAGAAACGCTTGCCCCGTTCTTGCACGAAGATTTGGACACGTTAATTTTGGGCTGTACACACTATCCGTTGTTAGCACCAGTCATTTCGGAAGTGATGGGAGATCGAGTGCGCTTGATTAACTCCGCTGAAGAGACAGCGCGAGAATTGTCCCTGCAAATTGCGACGGACGCCGAAAGCAAGCAAATAGAACGCCCGGAACATCTGTTTGTGACGAGTGGGGACGCCCACACATTCCGGACCATTGCAGAAGAATGGCTGGATTGCAAAGTGAACGTCCAGCACAACTCATTGGAAAAATCCGTCCATCCCTGA
- a CDS encoding GerMN domain-containing protein gives MKIKHIGKMTAVLGVSAVLLSGCGLFGPEKETISIDAPPQSEVSVDLPNGTPSPDAAKEGAQPVVQETGERMVYLQDANGYIVPVSMTLPKSEGPAKQVLSYMVKGGPVESMLQGGFSAVLPKGTEVKGLVIKNGVATVDFSKDFKTYEEKDEKKIVDAVTRALTEFSNVKTVQIWVNGTPLTEMPAAKTPITLLDRNQGVNLELGDGAVPGDTSSVTVYFQGQLDDTRTYYVPVTRLVPETADIAKATVEELIKGPKQGSQLFSSLLRTTRVLDVKQEKDLVTVNLSSDILKYDDGKEASPEALQSLVLSLTETTGAKQVQLLVEGKPLASGEFTKPVSRPIQLNPIQM, from the coding sequence ATGAAGATAAAGCACATCGGGAAAATGACGGCCGTGCTGGGGGTTAGCGCAGTGCTTTTGTCGGGCTGCGGTCTCTTTGGCCCGGAAAAGGAAACGATTAGTATTGATGCACCGCCACAGTCAGAGGTATCAGTTGATTTGCCAAACGGCACGCCGTCCCCGGATGCTGCAAAAGAAGGCGCACAACCGGTCGTTCAGGAGACTGGAGAGAGAATGGTATATTTGCAGGATGCTAACGGATATATCGTTCCTGTCTCGATGACTCTTCCGAAATCAGAAGGTCCTGCCAAACAAGTATTGAGCTACATGGTAAAAGGTGGTCCGGTAGAGAGCATGCTCCAGGGTGGCTTCTCCGCTGTATTGCCGAAAGGGACAGAAGTAAAAGGACTTGTCATCAAAAACGGCGTAGCCACTGTCGATTTTTCCAAAGACTTCAAAACGTACGAGGAGAAGGACGAGAAGAAAATTGTCGATGCAGTCACCAGGGCGTTGACGGAATTTAGCAACGTCAAAACTGTGCAAATTTGGGTGAACGGAACGCCGTTGACAGAAATGCCAGCAGCCAAAACACCCATAACGCTATTAGACCGGAATCAAGGAGTCAATCTCGAACTGGGCGATGGGGCGGTACCAGGAGATACCTCCAGCGTAACGGTTTATTTCCAAGGACAGTTGGATGATACACGTACGTATTATGTCCCAGTCACTCGCCTGGTTCCTGAAACGGCTGATATCGCCAAAGCAACCGTAGAAGAGTTGATCAAAGGACCGAAACAAGGATCTCAGCTCTTTAGTTCCTTGCTCCGTACGACACGTGTTCTGGATGTGAAGCAGGAAAAAGATTTGGTGACGGTCAATTTGAGCAGTGACATCCTCAAGTATGACGATGGCAAGGAAGCGAGCCCAGAAGCCCTGCAATCGCTTGTCTTGTCATTGACAGAAACGACAGGAGCCAAGCAAGTGCAGCTGCTGGTGGAAGGGAAACCGCTAGCCAGTGGCGAGTTCACCAAGCCAGTGAGCCGCCCGATTCAACTCAATCCCATACAGATGTAA
- a CDS encoding MFS transporter, translating into MSFLFLLKKPNLRCLLTANFLSGIGDWFNSVAVLALLLEITGTAIAVGITLALRTLPHLIFGPLGGLMADRFDRKKVMVACDLVRGFIALSFLFVSEKSDLWIVYAGTFLLVAFSSLYNPARMSLLPKIVDPEELATANALDQSIFGIVMAIGSLIGGIFVALWGSDLAFLFNALSFFASALFLARLKVHSFPGDSVHNVQLRQAAKVSTYGEVIRAITSTPIVYAILLLKAVWPIGGGIINVLISVYAYQVFTAGEWGIGLLYGAIGLGFIIGGMLAQRFQRYFNEVAASSFALEGFALLLTSFSPTIYVTALFFALSTVAGGMGNASLNTLIMRHVTPSYHGRVFALDATISNILIGLSMLLGGWILTMADPRIVGFVAGLFVTIPSLVLGLVIRRAVRASDDVQLANKSHAR; encoded by the coding sequence ATGAGCTTCCTGTTTCTCTTGAAAAAGCCGAATTTACGGTGTCTTTTAACGGCCAATTTCTTAAGCGGAATCGGAGATTGGTTTAACAGCGTTGCTGTGCTCGCCTTGCTGCTCGAAATAACGGGAACAGCTATCGCTGTGGGCATTACCCTCGCACTACGTACGCTGCCTCACTTGATTTTTGGTCCGCTTGGTGGTCTAATGGCAGACCGTTTTGATCGAAAAAAAGTGATGGTCGCCTGTGATCTCGTTCGCGGATTCATTGCTCTTTCATTTCTGTTCGTGTCAGAAAAGTCAGATTTGTGGATCGTCTATGCGGGGACGTTCTTGTTGGTTGCCTTTTCGTCGCTCTACAATCCGGCTCGAATGTCCCTGCTCCCCAAAATCGTTGACCCTGAGGAATTGGCGACGGCGAACGCACTTGATCAAAGTATCTTTGGAATTGTCATGGCCATCGGTTCGTTGATCGGCGGTATTTTTGTTGCACTCTGGGGAAGTGATCTCGCTTTTCTTTTCAATGCCCTCTCCTTTTTCGCATCGGCTCTGTTTCTGGCTAGACTGAAGGTACACTCCTTCCCAGGCGATTCCGTTCATAACGTGCAACTGCGTCAGGCTGCTAAAGTCTCTACCTACGGAGAGGTGATCCGCGCCATCACATCCACACCGATTGTGTACGCCATCTTGTTGCTAAAAGCCGTATGGCCAATCGGCGGGGGGATTATCAATGTCCTGATCAGTGTCTATGCCTATCAAGTGTTTACTGCCGGTGAATGGGGAATTGGTCTGTTGTATGGTGCAATCGGACTTGGCTTCATCATCGGGGGGATGCTCGCTCAGCGCTTTCAACGATACTTTAACGAAGTGGCTGCGAGCAGCTTCGCTTTGGAAGGATTTGCACTGCTATTGACCAGCTTTTCACCCACGATTTATGTAACGGCACTGTTCTTTGCGCTCTCCACCGTCGCGGGAGGAATGGGGAACGCCAGCCTGAATACATTGATCATGCGCCATGTCACCCCCAGCTACCATGGCAGAGTATTTGCCTTGGATGCGACGATCTCAAACATCCTGATCGGTCTGTCCATGCTCCTTGGCGGTTGGATTCTGACGATGGCAGACCCACGCATAGTCGGCTTTGTGGCAGGTCTTTTTGTCACGATCCCATCGCTTGTGCTTGGACTTGTTATTCGGAGGGCCGTACGCGCTAGTGACGACGTACAATTGGCGAACAAAAGCCACGCTCGTTAA
- the rph gene encoding ribonuclease PH, which yields MRVDGRAHDQLRPVTITRNYIKHAEGSCLIEVGDTKVICTATLEDRVPPFMRGGGKGWITAEYSMLPRATATRNARESSKGKVGGRTMEIQRLIGRALRSVVNLEAMGERTIWLDCDVIQADGGTRTASITGAFVAMVDAMQKLVDSGTWKQLPLNDFLAATSVGVVGEEAVLDLNYKEDSTAIVDMNVVMTGKGKFVELQGTGEDAPFSPEQLQEMIALAKVGIDNLINSQKEALADVTLSFAQSVAEESHA from the coding sequence ATGAGAGTGGATGGCCGTGCCCATGATCAATTGCGCCCTGTAACGATTACGCGCAATTACATTAAACACGCAGAAGGATCGTGCCTGATTGAAGTCGGAGACACAAAGGTGATTTGTACGGCGACTTTGGAGGACCGGGTACCGCCTTTTATGCGTGGTGGCGGGAAGGGCTGGATCACAGCCGAGTATTCCATGCTTCCCCGAGCAACAGCGACCCGCAACGCGCGTGAGTCGTCCAAAGGAAAAGTCGGCGGACGAACAATGGAAATTCAGCGTCTGATCGGACGTGCTCTGCGCTCCGTTGTGAACCTGGAAGCAATGGGTGAACGCACCATTTGGTTGGATTGCGATGTCATTCAGGCAGACGGAGGTACACGGACAGCTTCGATTACTGGAGCCTTCGTAGCAATGGTAGACGCGATGCAAAAGCTGGTGGATAGTGGCACCTGGAAACAGTTGCCGCTCAACGACTTCCTGGCAGCCACCTCCGTAGGAGTAGTCGGCGAGGAAGCAGTGCTCGATCTCAACTACAAAGAAGATTCTACAGCGATTGTCGACATGAATGTCGTTATGACGGGAAAAGGAAAGTTCGTCGAGCTGCAAGGAACAGGGGAGGATGCTCCGTTTTCACCTGAACAGCTACAAGAAATGATTGCCCTTGCAAAAGTCGGCATTGACAACTTGATTAACAGTCAAAAAGAGGCGCTCGCAGATGTTACGCTCTCTTTTGCACAATCAGTAGCGGAGGAAAGTCATGCCTAA
- a CDS encoding XTP/dITP diphosphatase has translation MPNRKKVVLATRNQGKVKEFNRLFADAGWEGISLAEFDGVPEVVEDKDTFEGNALKKAIEISTYLNMPALGDDSGLEVDALEGRPGVYSARFAGEDATDEQNWRKLLKELEEVSTQERTARFRCTLALVIPGEEPIIATGACEGVIAREPKGTNGFGYDPVFYIPSMDKMMAELMPEEKNQISHRARAMQQLLEIIK, from the coding sequence ATGCCTAATCGAAAAAAAGTCGTTCTCGCAACACGTAACCAGGGAAAAGTGAAAGAATTCAACAGGCTGTTTGCAGATGCAGGCTGGGAAGGAATTAGCCTCGCTGAATTTGACGGTGTGCCAGAGGTAGTAGAAGACAAGGACACCTTCGAAGGAAATGCCCTGAAAAAAGCAATCGAAATCTCTACATACTTGAATATGCCCGCCCTCGGTGACGATTCTGGTCTGGAAGTAGATGCGCTGGAAGGACGCCCTGGCGTTTACTCCGCGCGCTTTGCCGGGGAAGATGCAACAGACGAGCAGAATTGGCGTAAATTGTTGAAAGAGCTGGAAGAGGTGTCGACGCAGGAACGCACAGCTCGCTTCCGTTGTACGTTGGCGTTGGTGATTCCGGGCGAAGAGCCAATCATTGCCACTGGCGCTTGTGAGGGCGTGATCGCGCGTGAGCCAAAAGGTACAAACGGCTTCGGATATGATCCGGTATTCTACATCCCATCGATGGACAAAATGATGGCCGAACTCATGCCAGAAGAAAAGAACCAGATCAGCCACCGCGCTCGTGCCATGCAACAACTGCTTGAAATTATCAAGTAG
- a CDS encoding metallophosphoesterase family protein — protein sequence MGILIMSDSHGLVREVSQVVNRHHVEKILHCGDFCVDHQREPFSNMTLVRGNCDSTEEVPTEQETEWRDLHILQTHGHLFGVKGSLLRLHYRAEEVGANVVVFGHSHVPVCGVERDILFLNPGSLQMPRGFHVPTYAHLEETGTSPTEVYISVAFYDHVGNLVSQLGGNYSVRRPIRSS from the coding sequence ATGGGAATTCTCATCATGAGCGATAGCCACGGCTTGGTTCGGGAAGTAAGCCAGGTCGTCAACCGACATCATGTCGAAAAAATTTTGCATTGTGGCGATTTTTGTGTCGACCATCAGCGCGAGCCGTTTTCCAACATGACGCTTGTCCGAGGCAATTGCGATTCGACAGAAGAGGTGCCGACTGAGCAAGAGACCGAATGGCGAGACCTTCACATCCTGCAAACGCACGGACATCTTTTCGGAGTAAAAGGCTCTCTTCTGCGCCTTCATTACCGTGCAGAAGAGGTCGGAGCAAATGTAGTCGTATTCGGTCACTCTCATGTACCTGTCTGTGGCGTAGAGAGAGACATCTTGTTTCTGAATCCGGGCAGCCTGCAAATGCCGCGCGGTTTCCACGTACCGACATATGCTCATTTAGAAGAGACAGGAACGAGTCCGACAGAAGTTTACATATCCGTGGCGTTTTATGATCATGTAGGCAACCTGGTTTCACAATTGGGAGGGAACTATTCTGTTCGTCGACCAATCAGGTCTTCTTGA